CGTGCTGATGTCGTTGATCCGTTTGAGCTGTGGCGCGAGTGCGCTGTTGCTGGCGTGGGAGATGCGGATGGTTGACGAGTCTTGCGGATCGGTGAGCACGAGAGGTGTCGGGCGCCAGACGAAGGGGCTCTCGGTGGCCGATGGCGCTCAGAGGTCGCGTTCGTCGGTGGGatcggaggtggaggaggaaggtAGGTCTGCGCGTTGAGGGCGAGGTCGTGGACGGCAGCTGGAGCTGCTCGGGGCTGTGGCATATGGATCATAAGCCCTGGGGCGTTGGGGTCGTGGACCTGGTACTCGTACGGCAGCTCGGCGTGCTGGGCGTGCATAGCCAGGTTGAGGTTTGCgttcttctgctgctgcggaTCGACCACGACATACTCGCCGTTCTGGCTGATCAGGTTCAGATCCCACCACCCGCTCTGGTGAGGGTTCTGGGCCATGTACTCGTGTGCCGCCCATGACTCTGGCGCGGATCCCGCCACGACGACAGGGTGCGAGTGCCCCTGAGGAGGCGGTTGTTGGTGTGGGTGCGGGTGCGGGTGGGGATGTGgctgttgctggtgttgCCAGGCCGCTTGGTGTGCTTGTCCGGCCATCTCGGGCGGAAAGTTGCCATGCTCCGGCTTGACGCCCGGGGACTCGACCGGCGTGTGGAGTCCGTTGCTGCTGAAGAACCGGAGTGAGTCGGCCGGGGGCGGCGCAGGTATCTCATTGAAAGGATCATCGAGGATTCCATGGACGAAGTGGGCGTTGTCCGGCCTCCCAGTCGGAGAGTGTGGGAACGCGTCGTTGCCGTTGCCATATTCGTGATGCTGTAGCCTCAAGGCTCGGGGCGGATTGTCCATGGTCGGAGAGGCTGAGCGATCCATGACgatgggcttcttggccttgcgaaGCTTGCCGGCCTTACGGATGGTGGATGAGAGTGCCTCGACAAACTTGTTGGGCTTCCTGACGTTGGTGTTGGGCGGTGTCGGCGAAGAGGGCTGTGAGGCGGGCTCTCGCTTCACAGGCGAGCCCTGTAGTGAGATACCTTCCACTCGAGGCAGCGCTGGATCGGACATGGAGACCCGGGGTACCTGGGTGGGCTTATCGGTGGTGAAGTCATCACTGCTCGCAAGCGCGAGACTCCGAGGATCAATCTCATGAGAGAGTGTGGGCGCGGTAGATGAGCTGGGCTGAGATGGCATGGTCGCGTCGACCTGGGAACTACAAGAGAAGAAGTCGAACTCATCTTCGGTTGTTGACACGCCGGATGAGGCGGTGGACTCGGCGTGATGATCGAGGATGCTGCCTGGCAAAGTGGGCACGGCAGGATCGGGACCGTGAGGATCGgccatggaggaggggatgTCGGTGTCGAAGTTGATAAACTGACCAAAGAAGTCGCTGGAACCATCGTTGGGGCCATCGTCGAGATCCTGCCAGTAGAAGCCCGGTTCGCGGTCGACGGCCTCAACCCGGTAGGGAAGGGTCCAGGAGGCCATTGGTATCCTACTCGGCTGATCCTCCGGGCTGGTGGAAGCGGGCGGATGAGGAGGCAATGGGGGAGGAGTCAGCCAAGCGAGTCACCTAGGGCTGGCTAAGAGAGTTGTTGGACGCGACGGGGATGTCGAAGTCGAGGTCGAAGTTGATGGCATGAAGGAGGTGAGAGCCAAAAAGATGGCAAACAGGATGAGAAGAGATTCTTGAGTGAGAGTGAGAAGAGAGCGGGAAGAGAGAGGCGAGAGGCGTGAGCCAGTCAGGAGAGAGGAAAACAGAGTTCGAGACGAGCAACAAGAACTCGGCCGGGAAGCGAACGAGGCCACGGAAGGCGTGGCGTGTGTGGGCGAAAATGATAGGTACCAGGTTGGCCAAAGTCAAGTCGATGgagcaatggatggatgagccaGGGCAACGGACGGCGTATACAACGGGCGCCAGAGGAACCGGCGAGACACGGGGAGACCAAAACAAGGATGGGAGATGTTTGAtgtctttgttgttgttgctgggcAGAGcggatggcgatgagaagGATCAGGAGAGGGCGACGACAACGATAACGACAGGCGCAagcaagagaaggagagcTACGAATTCACGCTGGCGTAGCAACGACCGTTGCTACTTGGGAGGGCACATTTGGGTGCGACAGCGGGAGGAATGCACTAGGCTATGAGGGAGCATTCCATTGACGGAGCGGCTCTCTTGTTACGGCAGCTGATTTACGCCCTTTGTCTACTGGGGAGGGACAAAAAAGGACGATCACTCTGCGCAGCAACCGTGTCCTCTGATGGACGACATGTTTTTGCAGTCAAGAGCATGGATACTGGGAGTCATATCAAGGAGACAGAGTTTACTCAGGCACGTCAGATGtagtgatgatggtggtgttgtggTGACGCCCATGGGAATAGTAACGGGGGCTGGCGCGCCTTCTTGGTCATGTTGCCTTGCATGCCCGAAGCCACTCGAGACCCAGGGCGCTCGACGGCCTGAACTATATACGGGTGTACCTACGTTAGTATGGGACGGGagggccaagaccaagcaagactgaggaggagcaagagAGGAGGCGAGGCCAGCgaggccaggccagggcgATCCGATGGGCGATGGGGCGGAGGAGGATTTTGAGTTGGGCCCGGTTACGAGAATGGTGTGACATTTTGGCTGGCGGGTGAGAGCGGGTGAGTTGAGTTCCATGGTAAGTGAGTGAGATGGATTGATCAGTGAGTGagagtggtgatgatggtgagtgagtgagcGATCGATtaattgattgattgattatTAAATTCCCTGTACTGTCACTTGTCGTCCAACACTTGTTCAATTGCCCTACATGAAAAATCTATTTCAAGAAACAATAAttgaaagagaaaaaaaaaaacccctgCCTTGTTTCTCCTGGTTCCTTGCAGCAACGGCCCTGCCTAGCCAAGGTTGCATTGCATttgcatccatcccatcaatTGATGCCATCCATTGGAGGtgcccctcttcctctgaTCGCCCCGGCCCGCCCtgtcaaaaaaaaaaaaaaaaaaaaaaaaaaaaaaaaatcctcCTCTCCACCAAAACACCACTAAAAAAGATCATCAACGACAATGGAAAAATTCCATTTCTTCATCATTTGTCTCACTTGCAAAGAATGTAAATCTTTCCGTCGAcattaaaagaaaagagactGTTTCAAACACGTGTTGCCTCGTCAACAGGTTtcaattcttttttatttttaatcaTACTTCTTACCGCATCACGagggcttcttttcttttttttttttgcctgCCTGTGATCGTCAACCCCCTGTCAAGATCTTAAGAGCCCAGACCTTCAGCCCTgcacctttttttttttctttttttttttttttttcagtTACACAGTGGACGCAGGATGCGCTGATCTCGCGCCTCTTGGCgttttattttccttttcgAGAACGCCCGAAACAAAGGTACGCCTATAATGAGACGCATcttcaattgatgagaatatGATGTATCATGAATGGACTTGACAAGCTTCACAACACAATACACTCACACGAACTTGACTAAGCCAGTCCATTTCAGCCTTCTGCCCGGACTCTCCAGCCTTTCCTCCCACTATCGAATCATGAATCGTGACACGACTATCGACCTTCCCGTGATGCTTAACGCCTCAAAGATCCATTCCCGCAGTCGAGACCCTCTTGCTCCTAATTCCCATCTATCCATGACAAACATATACCCTTAGCGCCTTGGTCGTTCATCACAAGCCTCGTCACAGCTTCCAGACTCACAACCTTGCGTAATACAACATGGACATCTTCGTGTTTGTGCACGGAGACCGCGCAATTGTGTATTTCTTTC
This region of Fusarium falciforme chromosome 5, complete sequence genomic DNA includes:
- a CDS encoding Developmental regulatory protein wetA, whose protein sequence is MASWTLPYRVEAVDREPGFYWQDLDDGPNDGSSDFFGQFINFDTDIPSSMADPHGPDPAVPTLPGSILDHHAESTASSGVSTTEDEFDFFSCSSQVDATMPSQPSSSTAPTLSHEIDPRSLALASSDDFTTDKPTQVPRVSMSDPALPRVEGISLQGSPVKREPASQPSSPTPPNTNVRKPNKFVEALSSTIRKAGKLRKAKKPIVMDRSASPTMDNPPRALRLQHHEYGNGNDAFPHSPTGRPDNAHFVHGILDDPFNEIPAPPPADSLRFFSSNGLHTPVESPGVKPEHGNFPPEMAGQAHQAAWQHQQQPHPHPHPHPHQQPPPQGHSHPVVVAGSAPESWAAHEYMAQNPHQSGWWDLNLISQNGEYVVVDPQQQKNANLNLAMHAQHAELPYEYQVHDPNAPGLMIHMPQPRAAPAAVHDLALNAQTYLPPPPPIPPTNATSERHRPPRAPSSGARHLSCSPIRKTRQPSASPTPATAHSRHSSNGSTTSARSASGRGIVPGTPTAMRKQRRSREPSGGSVGGGGEIGFVNFTPSDGSILMTGVAPSGSSKTKARREREAMERRRRLSEAAMKAVQAAGGDVDKLMEQGFAF